A genomic window from Cupriavidus basilensis includes:
- a CDS encoding MotA/TolQ/ExbB proton channel family protein — MQDLGLSHLWTQGDFVMRATAIILLIMSLASWIVILTKAWDLFRLKKMAHGAEKRFWHSDDFDHALETLGSSEANPFRALAMTGKEAAQHHRASQPQLHDVMDISDWITRSLKSAIDDAVARMQSGLAVLASVGSTAPFVGLFGTVWGIYHALINIGASGVPTIDKVAGPVGEALIMTAFGLAVAIPAVLGYNALTRGNKGVISKLNRFAHDLHAYFVTGARVRPASASARAADDNGVRLAVKNQ; from the coding sequence ATGCAGGACCTCGGACTTTCTCACCTCTGGACGCAAGGCGATTTCGTCATGCGTGCCACCGCCATCATTCTGCTCATCATGTCGCTGGCTTCGTGGATCGTGATTCTCACGAAGGCGTGGGATCTCTTCCGGCTGAAGAAGATGGCGCATGGCGCTGAAAAGCGGTTCTGGCACTCCGACGATTTCGACCACGCGCTCGAAACCCTCGGCAGCAGCGAAGCCAACCCGTTCCGCGCGTTGGCCATGACCGGCAAGGAAGCCGCGCAGCACCATCGCGCCAGCCAGCCGCAACTGCACGACGTGATGGACATCTCGGACTGGATCACCCGCTCGCTCAAGAGCGCCATCGACGACGCCGTTGCACGCATGCAATCGGGCCTGGCCGTGCTGGCGTCCGTCGGTTCCACAGCGCCGTTCGTTGGCCTGTTCGGCACCGTGTGGGGCATCTATCACGCGCTGATCAACATCGGCGCCTCCGGCGTGCCGACCATCGACAAGGTGGCAGGCCCGGTGGGCGAGGCGCTGATCATGACCGCCTTCGGCCTGGCTGTTGCGATCCCCGCCGTGCTCGGCTACAACGCGCTGACCCGCGGCAACAAGGGCGTGATCTCGAAACTCAACCGCTTCGCCCACGACCTGCACGCCTACTTCGTCACCGGCGCCCGTGTGCGCCCGGCCAGCGCCAGCGCGCGTGCCGCCGATGACAACGGTGTGCGCCTCGCAGTCAAGAATCAGTAA
- a CDS encoding heme-binding protein yields the protein MQQKTVLTADDVKKVLAAAELEAKNHQWAVSIAIVDDGGHLLALQRLDGAAPISSYIATEKARTSSLGRRESKVYEDMINNGRHSFMTAPVLQGMLEGGVPIVVNDQVVGAVGVSGVKSTEDAQIARAGIAALGV from the coding sequence ATGCAGCAAAAAACCGTGCTGACGGCAGATGATGTGAAGAAGGTACTGGCCGCAGCCGAGCTGGAAGCCAAGAATCACCAATGGGCGGTTTCGATTGCCATCGTGGACGATGGTGGTCACCTGCTGGCATTGCAGCGCCTGGACGGTGCTGCACCGATCTCGAGCTACATCGCGACCGAAAAGGCACGTACGTCGTCGCTGGGCCGTCGCGAGTCCAAGGTTTACGAAGACATGATCAACAACGGCCGTCACTCTTTCATGACCGCACCGGTGCTGCAAGGCATGCTGGAAGGTGGTGTGCCTATCGTGGTCAATGACCAGGTAGTGGGTGCGGTTGGCGTGTCGGGCGTGAAGTCGACCGAAGACGCACAGATCGCGCGTGCGGGTATTGCCGCCCTGGGCGTCTGA
- a CDS encoding AAA family ATPase encodes MDFTRFAEDDRSTLLRAAAGSPCTSALDWMCAQFALRVVCSLGPRFNLRSNINDILTVSAQEMVWPYGVVLRVQRFLAARCADMPAWKGAARLTPEEFLERHGQWNSAFDESALFYYLDEYVKHHAKDMFAVFDASAAALAERLDGERVLLVRNIDMLSHVLDLPEHERKLLLYAALAKYKRDLRAVMVDCKVAHSQEAFQILAGLTGASPAAVAASLRPGSRLETLNLIEQPLPENSVTDLGDLMRLSDRLLHVLLGNYANEAEMMAVFTRPAAAPTLGTGDYPHVETDARYLSALLANATQQHACGVNVLIYGPPGTGKTEFARLLAREAGCELYEVDCLDRDGNSLSGKDRYRSLQVSQAFLRGRPRTALLFDEVEDVFPGSARELTSLFGQEDPRGSVNGKAWVNQTLEQNPVPVIWISNSIRQIDPAYLRRFQFHLELKIPPPLVRENIIRKHLGTLDVSDAFIASLAARKTLTPAQVQSAARFVQLAGSGVAEPVEALILRQLDHADRAMGLRPEVEGRPVVTHYRLDYLNLETRYEVGKIVQALKARQRGTLCFYGPPGTGKTALAEHIAAALEQPLMIRRASDLMSKYVGETEQQIAAMFARAEEDGAILLLDEADSFMQSRQNAVRNYEVSEVNEMLQGMERFNGIFVCTTNLFERIDEAALRRFSFKIRFLPLKPEQRMAMFVEEALDAEPQRMDATMREELAKMDCLTPGDFATVKRQCVLLGETLTPDEFLAQLRQEHAVKPDVRQRRPLGFLQ; translated from the coding sequence ATGGATTTCACCCGTTTCGCCGAAGACGACCGCTCGACCCTCCTGCGTGCTGCGGCCGGCTCGCCATGCACCTCCGCGCTCGACTGGATGTGCGCCCAGTTCGCCCTGCGGGTCGTGTGCTCGCTGGGGCCCAGATTCAACCTGCGCAGCAATATCAACGACATCCTGACGGTCAGCGCACAGGAGATGGTGTGGCCGTACGGCGTGGTGTTGCGCGTCCAGCGTTTCCTTGCCGCGCGCTGCGCCGATATGCCGGCCTGGAAAGGCGCTGCGCGCCTCACGCCCGAAGAATTCCTGGAGCGGCACGGGCAATGGAACAGCGCCTTCGATGAGAGCGCGCTGTTCTACTACCTGGATGAGTACGTCAAGCATCACGCCAAGGATATGTTCGCCGTGTTCGATGCGTCGGCGGCAGCGCTGGCAGAGCGGCTGGATGGCGAGCGCGTGCTGCTGGTGCGTAACATCGACATGCTCAGCCATGTGCTGGATTTGCCCGAGCACGAGCGCAAGCTGTTGCTGTATGCGGCGCTCGCAAAATACAAGCGCGACCTGCGCGCGGTGATGGTGGACTGCAAGGTAGCGCACAGCCAGGAGGCCTTCCAGATCCTCGCGGGCTTGACCGGCGCAAGTCCGGCCGCGGTGGCGGCCTCGCTGCGGCCCGGCTCGCGCCTGGAGACGCTTAACCTGATCGAGCAGCCCCTGCCCGAGAACAGCGTGACCGATCTGGGTGACCTGATGCGCCTGTCGGATCGGTTGTTGCATGTCCTGCTTGGCAACTACGCTAACGAAGCCGAGATGATGGCGGTGTTCACGCGCCCGGCGGCGGCCCCCACGCTTGGCACCGGCGACTATCCGCACGTCGAGACGGATGCGCGCTACCTGTCGGCGCTGCTGGCCAACGCCACACAGCAGCATGCCTGCGGCGTCAACGTGTTGATCTACGGCCCACCCGGCACTGGCAAGACCGAGTTCGCGCGGCTGCTGGCGCGCGAGGCTGGCTGCGAGTTGTACGAAGTGGACTGCCTGGACCGCGACGGCAACAGCTTGTCAGGCAAGGATCGCTATCGCTCGCTTCAGGTGTCGCAGGCGTTCCTGCGTGGCCGCCCGCGCACGGCTTTGCTGTTTGATGAAGTCGAGGATGTGTTCCCGGGCAGCGCGCGCGAGCTCACCAGCCTGTTTGGCCAGGAGGATCCGCGCGGCTCGGTGAACGGCAAGGCCTGGGTCAACCAGACGCTGGAGCAGAACCCGGTACCGGTGATCTGGATCTCCAACTCGATTCGCCAGATTGACCCGGCCTATCTGCGCCGTTTCCAGTTTCACCTGGAGCTGAAGATCCCGCCCCCGCTGGTGCGCGAGAACATCATTCGCAAGCACCTGGGCACGCTGGACGTGAGCGACGCCTTTATTGCGTCGCTGGCCGCGCGCAAGACCTTGACACCGGCGCAGGTGCAATCGGCCGCGCGCTTCGTGCAACTGGCGGGCTCGGGCGTGGCCGAGCCGGTGGAGGCGCTGATATTGCGGCAGCTTGACCATGCCGACCGCGCCATGGGCTTGCGCCCGGAGGTGGAAGGGCGCCCGGTGGTGACGCACTACCGCCTGGATTACCTGAACCTGGAGACGCGCTACGAGGTCGGCAAGATCGTGCAGGCGCTCAAGGCACGGCAGCGCGGCACCTTGTGTTTCTATGGTCCCCCGGGCACCGGCAAGACCGCGCTGGCCGAGCACATCGCGGCCGCGCTCGAGCAGCCGCTGATGATCCGGCGCGCCTCCGACCTGATGAGCAAGTACGTGGGGGAGACCGAACAGCAGATCGCGGCGATGTTCGCGCGCGCGGAGGAGGACGGCGCCATCCTGCTGCTCGACGAAGCCGACAGCTTCATGCAAAGCCGGCAGAACGCCGTGCGCAACTACGAGGTGTCCGAGGTCAACGAGATGCTTCAGGGCATGGAGCGCTTCAACGGCATCTTCGTATGCACCACCAACCTGTTCGAGCGGATCGACGAGGCGGCGCTGCGTCGTTTCTCGTTCAAGATCCGTTTCTTGCCGCTCAAGCCCGAGCAACGCATGGCGATGTTCGTCGAGGAAGCGCTGGATGCCGAACCGCAGCGCATGGACGCAACCATGCGCGAGGAGCTGGCGAAGATGGATTGCCTGACGCCGGGCGACTTCGCTACTGTCAAGCGTCAGTGCGTGCTGCTCGGCGAGACGCTCACGCCAGACGAGTTCCTGGCGCAGTTGCGCCAGGAACATGCTGTCAAGCCGGACGTGCGGCAGCGCCGGCCGCTGGGGTTCCTGCAATGA
- a CDS encoding ExbD/TolR family protein, producing the protein MAFGTLDSDEDEVMSEINMTPLVDVMLVLLIIFIITIPVINHTVKIDLPRATNTPNDPKPQNINLAIDASGKVFWNQAEVDEPTLEANIAQAAQQQPQPELHLRADRDVRYERVAEVMAAAQHGGLGKIGFITEPKH; encoded by the coding sequence ATGGCATTCGGCACCCTCGACTCGGACGAAGACGAAGTAATGAGCGAAATCAACATGACGCCGCTGGTCGACGTCATGCTGGTGCTGCTGATCATCTTCATCATCACCATTCCCGTGATCAACCACACGGTCAAGATCGACCTTCCGCGTGCAACCAACACGCCCAACGATCCCAAGCCGCAGAACATCAACCTGGCGATCGACGCCAGCGGCAAGGTCTTCTGGAACCAGGCTGAGGTGGACGAGCCCACGCTCGAAGCCAACATAGCCCAGGCCGCGCAGCAGCAGCCGCAGCCTGAGCTGCATCTGCGGGCCGATCGCGACGTGCGCTATGAGCGTGTGGCGGAAGTCATGGCAGCCGCCCAGCACGGCGGGTTGGGCAAGATCGGGTTCATCACGGAACCCAAGCATTAG
- a CDS encoding hemin uptake protein HemP: protein MSTLTLPLSQPHEVTRRRLSLRRVEVNPSKAAPARRENPASAAIESMKSAVAALPARLEALVRDSLPAAPAGDAVPLDSLMRGANLLPILHNGEVYTLRITRYGKLILTK, encoded by the coding sequence ATGAGCACCCTGACCCTGCCGCTGTCGCAACCGCATGAAGTCACCCGTCGCCGCCTTTCCCTGCGCCGGGTCGAAGTCAATCCCAGCAAGGCTGCGCCGGCGCGGCGCGAAAACCCCGCCAGCGCGGCGATCGAATCGATGAAATCTGCTGTAGCTGCCCTGCCCGCCCGGCTCGAAGCGCTGGTGCGCGACAGCCTCCCCGCTGCGCCCGCTGGGGATGCAGTGCCCCTGGATTCGCTGATGCGTGGCGCCAACCTGCTGCCGATCCTGCATAACGGCGAGGTCTACACGCTGCGCATCACGCGCTATGGCAAGCTGATCCTGACGAAGTGA
- a CDS encoding energy transducer TonB produces MFDQRFFKITLAVLLFHVGLLYLIQSGLGRKITEAVISPEVVARIIPLEPPQKPAVETPKPKPETPPKQVKVTAPKPAPPQPRPTPTPVASLPPTPNAVEAPLAPPAPPAPPAPAPEPAAPVSAAPRAVGIGEIQCSPPQPTYPSQSRRMGETGKAVVRLTTDDTGKVVKTTVVTSSGSSRLDQAAEEAVRRMRCKPYLDNGRAVAVTAQQPIGFELN; encoded by the coding sequence ATGTTCGATCAACGTTTTTTCAAGATCACGCTTGCCGTCCTGCTGTTCCACGTCGGCCTGCTCTACCTGATCCAGAGCGGGCTGGGGCGCAAGATCACGGAGGCCGTGATCTCGCCGGAAGTCGTCGCGCGCATCATCCCGCTCGAGCCGCCCCAGAAGCCCGCCGTCGAGACGCCAAAGCCCAAACCGGAAACCCCGCCCAAGCAGGTGAAGGTCACCGCACCCAAGCCTGCACCGCCGCAACCGCGCCCCACGCCGACGCCGGTGGCATCGCTGCCGCCCACGCCCAATGCCGTGGAAGCACCGCTCGCGCCGCCTGCCCCGCCGGCACCGCCCGCCCCCGCCCCCGAGCCAGCCGCTCCTGTGTCGGCAGCGCCACGCGCGGTCGGCATTGGCGAGATCCAGTGCAGCCCGCCACAGCCCACCTACCCGTCGCAATCGCGCCGCATGGGTGAAACCGGCAAGGCCGTGGTGCGTCTGACTACAGACGATACCGGCAAGGTGGTCAAGACCACGGTCGTAACCTCGAGCGGATCCTCCAGGCTGGACCAGGCCGCCGAGGAGGCGGTGCGACGCATGCGCTGCAAGCCCTATCTGGACAACGGTCGTGCCGTGGCGGTTACCGCCCAGCAGCCGATCGGGTTCGAACTCAACTGA
- a CDS encoding YeiH family protein: protein MSSIQSSAVANLGTEPPSWPTRVLTLVPLGFIAWLAMVFSAHPAVSRLGMSALTLAMFAGMVAGNTLPQRWLIPLAPGMQLARQQLLRFGVALYGLRLTFGAIADLGLAGVLVPLAMLVSTMLLGIWIGSSLLGLSRREAILVSAGSAVCGAAAAIAVASVVRTDDRQTAVAVATVVLFGTAGMLLYPYLFELATQHWHLAISERTFGIYTGATLHEVAQVIASGKMVSDATADAAVVTKMVRVLALGPLLLVLALWPKAGIGLAEDGKGENAAGGRPWGAILKAIPWFAVGFVAVMAVHSAGLVPQDWKPALLAFDNWLLACAMLAIGLHTRIGTLLRAGRKPLVLAGLLFVFLVCGGALLCAAVA, encoded by the coding sequence ATGTCTTCCATTCAATCGTCCGCAGTTGCCAATCTCGGCACCGAACCTCCTTCGTGGCCGACCCGGGTCTTGACGCTGGTGCCACTGGGTTTCATCGCCTGGCTGGCCATGGTGTTCTCGGCGCACCCGGCGGTCTCGCGCCTCGGCATGAGCGCGCTGACGCTGGCCATGTTCGCCGGCATGGTGGCCGGCAATACGCTGCCGCAACGCTGGCTCATCCCGCTCGCGCCGGGCATGCAGCTGGCGCGCCAGCAACTGCTGCGCTTCGGCGTGGCGTTGTATGGCCTGCGCCTCACCTTTGGCGCCATCGCCGACCTGGGCCTGGCAGGCGTGCTGGTGCCGCTGGCCATGCTGGTCTCGACCATGCTGCTGGGGATCTGGATCGGCTCTTCGCTGCTGGGACTAAGCCGCCGGGAAGCGATTCTCGTCAGCGCGGGCAGCGCCGTATGTGGCGCCGCGGCGGCCATCGCGGTGGCTTCGGTGGTGCGCACCGATGACCGCCAGACGGCCGTGGCCGTGGCCACGGTGGTATTGTTCGGCACGGCCGGCATGCTGCTGTATCCCTATCTGTTTGAGCTGGCCACGCAGCACTGGCACCTTGCCATCAGCGAGCGCACGTTTGGCATCTACACCGGTGCCACGCTGCACGAAGTGGCACAGGTCATTGCCTCGGGCAAGATGGTCAGCGACGCCACCGCGGATGCCGCCGTGGTGACCAAGATGGTGCGCGTGCTGGCGCTGGGCCCGCTGTTGCTGGTGCTGGCGCTGTGGCCGAAGGCCGGCATCGGGCTTGCGGAAGACGGCAAAGGCGAGAACGCGGCAGGCGGGCGTCCGTGGGGTGCCATTCTGAAGGCGATCCCGTGGTTTGCGGTGGGTTTCGTGGCGGTGATGGCCGTGCATTCGGCGGGCCTTGTCCCCCAGGACTGGAAGCCGGCCCTGCTGGCCTTCGATAACTGGCTGCTTGCCTGCGCGATGCTCGCAATTGGCTTGCACACCCGCATTGGCACCTTGCTGCGCGCCGGGCGCAAGCCCCTGGTGCTGGCAGGCCTGCTGTTTGTGTTCCTTGTGTGCGGCGGCGCGCTGCTGTGCGCAGCGGTGGCCTGA